In the genome of Gemmatimonadales bacterium, one region contains:
- a CDS encoding replication-associated recombination protein A yields MSDALGLFTPPEPLAARMRPRTLDEFVGQHELLDVGHPLGDAIRRGDVGSMVLWGPPGTGKTTLAQLVAHYTDREFVGFSAVTEGVVRVREILKEAEDRRRLGRGTILFCDEIHRFNRAQQDAFLGAVERGVVTLIGATTENPSFELNGALLSRCRVWVLTALAPAELRQLIDRAVEDRERGLGALVLDMPADARDLLAEISDGDARRALSVLEVAAQHVGLRGTIDVGVVRETLARRVPIFDKDREQHYDLISALHKAVRGSDPQATLYWLARILAGGEDPMFVARRMVRMASEDIGLADPQALPIAIAARDAWHFLGSPEGELALAQAAVYLATAPKSNRVYTAWSAARERADATPSAPVPLHIRNAPTALMKDLGYGEGYQYAHNSPTGYIPQTYLPDAVAEASFYEPGPFGYEKRIAERLRWWKEHG; encoded by the coding sequence GTGAGCGACGCCCTGGGGCTCTTCACGCCCCCGGAACCGTTGGCGGCGCGGATGCGCCCGCGCACCCTTGACGAGTTCGTCGGCCAGCACGAGCTGCTCGATGTCGGGCATCCGCTCGGCGACGCCATTCGGCGCGGTGATGTCGGCAGCATGGTCCTCTGGGGACCTCCGGGGACAGGCAAGACGACCCTCGCGCAACTGGTGGCGCACTACACCGATCGAGAATTCGTCGGATTCAGCGCTGTCACCGAGGGCGTCGTGCGGGTGCGCGAGATCCTCAAGGAAGCCGAAGACCGGCGGCGCCTTGGTCGTGGGACGATCCTGTTCTGCGACGAGATCCACCGCTTCAACCGCGCGCAGCAGGATGCCTTCCTCGGCGCAGTGGAGCGCGGCGTCGTCACGCTGATCGGCGCGACCACCGAAAATCCGTCGTTCGAGTTGAACGGTGCGCTGCTGTCGCGCTGCCGGGTCTGGGTGCTGACGGCGCTGGCCCCCGCCGAATTGCGGCAGCTGATCGATCGCGCGGTCGAAGACCGCGAGCGCGGTCTTGGCGCGCTGGTGCTCGACATGCCCGCCGACGCGCGGGACCTCCTCGCGGAGATCTCCGATGGCGACGCGCGGCGCGCCCTCTCCGTGCTCGAGGTAGCGGCGCAGCACGTCGGTCTTCGCGGCACCATCGATGTCGGCGTCGTGCGCGAAACGCTGGCCCGTCGCGTGCCGATCTTCGACAAGGATCGCGAACAGCACTACGACCTGATCTCCGCGCTGCACAAGGCCGTGCGTGGCAGCGATCCCCAGGCCACGCTCTATTGGCTGGCGCGGATCCTCGCCGGCGGCGAGGATCCGATGTTCGTGGCCCGGCGAATGGTGCGGATGGCCAGCGAGGACATCGGCCTCGCCGATCCGCAGGCGCTCCCCATCGCCATCGCAGCACGCGATGCCTGGCACTTTCTCGGATCACCCGAAGGAGAGCTCGCATTGGCGCAAGCTGCGGTGTATCTCGCAACCGCGCCGAAATCGAACCGCGTCTACACGGCGTGGTCGGCGGCGCGCGAGCGCGCCGATGCCACGCCTTCGGCTCCGGTCCCACTGCATATCCGCAATGCACCGACGGCGCTGATGAAGGATCTCGGTTATGGCGAAGGGTATCAGTATGCCCACAATTCACCGACCGGATACATCCCGCAGACCTACCTTCCCGACGCGGTGGCTGAGGCGTCATTTTACGAACCCGGCCCGTTCGGCTATGAGAAACGGATCGCCGAACGCCTGCGCTGGTGGAAAGAGCATGGATGA
- a CDS encoding SDR family NAD(P)-dependent oxidoreductase, whose product MISLNGKRVMITGASRGIGRATALLCAKAGADVGITYNTRRADAEAVARSVRALGRRAYVGGGDLGDSGRVSQIFAEVQAAFGGLDAFVANHGVWPVADTPLSAMAPERWHDTLRINLDAVFLTTRAALGIMAPGGRVVLVSSTAGQRGEAFHADYAASKGAMISLVKSLAIECAPDVTVNCVAPGWVDTEMSAGPYAGEGKAKIAAAIPLKRIASAEDVAGPILFLLSDLARHLTGEVLNVNGGSVLCG is encoded by the coding sequence ATGATTTCGTTGAACGGCAAGCGAGTGATGATCACAGGTGCGTCGCGCGGCATCGGCCGGGCGACGGCACTTCTCTGTGCCAAGGCCGGGGCGGACGTTGGCATCACCTACAACACCCGGCGCGCCGATGCGGAGGCCGTCGCACGCTCGGTGCGCGCTCTTGGTCGGCGCGCCTATGTCGGTGGCGGCGATCTGGGAGATTCGGGACGCGTGTCACAGATATTCGCGGAGGTGCAAGCCGCGTTCGGCGGACTCGATGCCTTCGTCGCGAATCACGGCGTCTGGCCTGTGGCGGACACGCCGCTGTCGGCGATGGCGCCCGAACGCTGGCACGATACGCTCCGCATCAATCTCGACGCGGTGTTCCTCACCACGCGCGCCGCCCTCGGCATCATGGCGCCGGGCGGCCGTGTCGTGCTGGTGAGCAGCACGGCGGGGCAGCGCGGGGAAGCATTTCACGCGGATTATGCTGCGAGCAAGGGCGCCATGATCTCACTGGTCAAGTCGCTCGCGATCGAATGCGCACCCGATGTCACCGTCAATTGCGTCGCTCCCGGCTGGGTCGACACCGAGATGTCGGCGGGGCCGTACGCGGGAGAAGGGAAGGCGAAGATTGCGGCAGCGATTCCGCTCAAGCGGATCGCCTCGGCGGAAGACGTCGCCGGTCCGATCCTCTTCCTCCTGTCAGACCTCGCGCGCCATCTCACGGGCGAGGTCCTGAACGTCAATGGCGGCAGCGTGCTTTGCGGGTGA
- a CDS encoding SIS domain-containing protein, with the protein MTDSARIASGLQALASLAHDVAANLASLDPIVDAIRRTLASGGTLFFAGNGGSAADAQHLAAEYVVRYRRGAQQPLRAIALTTDTSILTAAANDFGYEQVFARQIAALARRGDLLVVHSTSGDSANCVAAVETARQLGVVTVGFLGGSGGALASRVELPFVIRDDRVNHVQELHLAIQHQIIGILTSEYGG; encoded by the coding sequence ATGACCGACAGCGCGCGGATTGCGTCGGGACTGCAGGCCCTCGCCTCGCTGGCGCACGACGTGGCGGCGAATCTGGCGTCACTCGACCCGATCGTCGACGCGATCCGTCGCACGCTCGCCTCCGGCGGAACACTTTTCTTTGCCGGAAACGGCGGCTCGGCGGCCGATGCCCAACACCTCGCGGCGGAATACGTGGTGCGCTATCGCCGCGGTGCACAGCAGCCGCTTCGTGCGATCGCGCTGACGACCGACACGTCGATTCTGACCGCTGCCGCCAACGACTTCGGTTACGAGCAGGTCTTCGCCCGGCAGATCGCCGCGCTGGCGCGGCGCGGCGACCTGCTGGTCGTGCATTCCACCTCGGGCGACAGCGCCAACTGCGTCGCGGCAGTCGAAACGGCTCGCCAGCTTGGCGTCGTGACGGTCGGATTTCTTGGCGGATCAGGCGGCGCGCTGGCGTCCCGGGTCGAGCTGCCATTTGTCATCCGCGACGATCGCGTCAATCATGTCCAGGAATTGCACCTGGCAATCCAGCATCAGATCATCGGCATTCTTACTTCGGAGTATGGTGGATGA
- a CDS encoding CpsB/CapC family capsule biosynthesis tyrosine phosphatase, whose protein sequence is MIDLHSHVLPGVDDGSRTVEQSIGVLRSFVAKGITDVACTPHILASNVALGWPENYEAAWTTLTAQLPEGIAVHRGAEVMLDRPLPGAAAERKLTVAGSRYLLVEFARMVPAEIVGRALMEVIKVGLVPILAHPERYSSCSVETVRAWRNLGTVIQVDATTVTLPRSRGDRARDLVQAGLADILAADNHGDTRNVATALDWLADQDGADQAALLLDTNPRAILDDLAIYEVDPLPMKRSMWRSVRRLFGSE, encoded by the coding sequence GTGATCGATCTCCACTCACACGTGCTTCCCGGCGTGGACGATGGCTCGCGCACCGTCGAGCAATCGATCGGCGTGCTGCGCAGCTTTGTGGCAAAGGGAATTACCGACGTGGCCTGCACCCCGCACATTCTGGCGTCGAATGTGGCGCTGGGATGGCCGGAGAACTACGAGGCGGCGTGGACGACGCTCACGGCGCAGCTTCCCGAGGGAATCGCGGTGCATCGCGGGGCGGAGGTCATGCTTGATCGGCCACTCCCCGGTGCTGCGGCCGAGCGGAAACTCACCGTGGCCGGTTCGCGGTATCTGCTGGTGGAATTTGCGCGGATGGTTCCGGCCGAGATCGTCGGGCGGGCACTGATGGAAGTGATCAAGGTCGGGCTGGTCCCGATCCTCGCCCATCCGGAGCGGTATTCGTCGTGTTCAGTGGAGACCGTCCGCGCGTGGCGAAATCTCGGCACGGTGATCCAGGTCGATGCGACCACGGTCACGCTGCCGCGATCACGCGGCGATCGGGCGCGCGACCTGGTCCAGGCGGGGCTCGCCGATATTCTGGCCGCCGACAATCATGGCGACACGCGCAACGTTGCCACCGCCCTCGACTGGCTCGCCGACCAGGATGGCGCCGATCAGGCAGCACTCCTGCTCGACACCAACCCGCGGGCGATTCTCGACGATCTTGCCATCTACGAGGTGGATCCCTTGCCGATGAAGCGTTCGATGTGGCGGTCCGTCCGCCGACTGTTCGGTTCGGAATGA
- the alaS gene encoding alanine--tRNA ligase, giving the protein MQSSVIRHRFLDFFVARGHTEVPSSSLVPADDPTLLFTNAGMVQFKRTFLGQDPRPYVRATTCQKCVRAGGKHNDLEQVGLTRRHHTFFEMLGNFSFGDYFKRDAIAFAWEFVTSSEWLGIPADRLQVTVHHSDDEARALWREIAGLGNERIFGLGDADNFWQMGDTGPCGPCSEIFVDLEWTPGTPSARLSTEEFEAQAESGRFLEIWNLVFMQFDRSADGTLTPLPKPSVDTGAGLERIAAVMQGRDDNFHTDLFMPLIERVAELVGKPYPMGPQGSGISFRVLADHARAVTFLLLDGVYPSNEGRGFVLRRILRRAVRHAWLLGRKEPTLAELVPTVIRLMADAYPALVPEEGRIVGIVQREEENFYGTIDAGLSRLESIRQQQGGAEVSGEEAFKLFDTYGFPIDLTELILADWGMTVDVASFDRAMEEQRERSRAARHVATRSSDATHGETGAMHWHGGAQRFVGYSDTDVETKLLGHSHAGDLLVLRDNPFYAAGGGQVSDLGTVHGDGWTFTVTDVIKDPDRGNRLVGTMQGQFGHGPVRATVDEARRRDIERNHSATHLVHMALRRALGAHVRQQGSLVEPGRLRFDFSHHAPIDAAQLAEIEGAVNELILANAETSTRELPIDQALRLGAMAFFADKYGDVVRVVQIGDSIELCGGTHVRSAGQIGLFRFTGQGGVAAGVRRIEATSGRGAYGGVKELDRRIATIAGSLRSHPDQLERRLEALVAERDALEARLAEAIREGGNAEGRQFDAGGVTLVVAPTVAEERAQLGAIADDFRGERKTSSILVLFNPMVPTAIAVAVTDDLASSGRDANAFVKLVTSRFGGRGGGRPTFASGSLGVPSVEAVATAEFPAIVREWMQR; this is encoded by the coding sequence ATGCAATCATCAGTGATTCGGCACAGGTTCCTCGACTTCTTCGTGGCGCGGGGGCATACCGAGGTTCCCTCGTCATCGCTCGTCCCTGCGGATGACCCGACGCTCCTCTTCACCAACGCGGGGATGGTGCAATTCAAGCGCACCTTCCTCGGCCAGGATCCGCGTCCTTACGTCCGCGCAACCACCTGCCAGAAATGCGTGCGCGCCGGCGGCAAGCACAACGATCTGGAGCAGGTGGGACTGACGCGCCGGCATCACACCTTCTTCGAGATGCTGGGCAATTTCTCGTTCGGCGACTACTTCAAGCGCGACGCGATCGCCTTTGCCTGGGAATTCGTGACCTCATCGGAGTGGCTCGGCATTCCGGCCGACCGGTTGCAGGTGACGGTGCATCATTCCGACGACGAGGCGCGGGCACTCTGGCGCGAGATCGCCGGCCTTGGCAACGAGCGCATCTTCGGCCTCGGCGACGCAGACAACTTCTGGCAGATGGGCGATACCGGACCGTGCGGTCCGTGCTCCGAGATCTTCGTCGATTTGGAGTGGACGCCCGGCACGCCGTCGGCACGCTTGTCCACGGAGGAATTTGAGGCACAGGCCGAGTCAGGTCGCTTCCTCGAGATCTGGAACCTGGTCTTCATGCAGTTCGATCGCTCGGCCGACGGCACCCTGACGCCGCTCCCCAAGCCGAGCGTCGACACCGGCGCAGGACTCGAGCGGATCGCAGCAGTGATGCAGGGGAGGGACGATAACTTCCACACCGACCTTTTCATGCCGCTGATTGAGCGGGTGGCCGAACTGGTCGGCAAACCGTATCCGATGGGACCGCAGGGGAGCGGCATCTCGTTCCGCGTCCTCGCCGACCATGCGCGAGCGGTGACCTTTCTTCTCCTTGACGGTGTCTACCCGAGCAACGAAGGACGCGGATTCGTCCTCCGCCGCATCCTGCGCCGCGCCGTGCGGCACGCATGGTTGCTCGGACGAAAAGAGCCGACGCTCGCCGAACTCGTGCCGACGGTCATCCGGCTGATGGCGGACGCGTACCCCGCGCTCGTGCCGGAGGAGGGCCGGATCGTCGGGATCGTCCAGCGTGAGGAAGAAAATTTCTACGGGACGATCGACGCGGGGCTTTCGCGGCTCGAATCGATTCGCCAGCAGCAGGGCGGAGCGGAAGTCAGCGGTGAAGAGGCGTTCAAGCTGTTCGACACCTACGGCTTTCCGATCGATCTCACCGAGTTGATCCTCGCCGACTGGGGAATGACGGTTGATGTCGCCAGCTTCGACCGTGCGATGGAGGAACAGCGGGAGCGAAGCCGCGCGGCGCGTCATGTCGCGACTCGCTCGAGTGATGCGACGCACGGCGAGACCGGTGCGATGCATTGGCATGGCGGCGCGCAACGATTTGTCGGTTACTCCGATACCGACGTCGAGACCAAGCTGCTCGGACACTCGCACGCCGGCGATCTGCTGGTACTCCGGGACAATCCGTTCTATGCGGCCGGCGGCGGTCAGGTGAGCGATCTCGGCACGGTACATGGTGACGGATGGACCTTCACCGTCACTGATGTGATCAAGGATCCCGATCGCGGCAATCGTCTCGTCGGAACGATGCAGGGACAGTTCGGCCACGGCCCGGTGCGGGCCACCGTCGACGAAGCCCGACGTCGCGACATCGAACGGAACCATTCGGCGACACACCTCGTCCACATGGCGTTGCGGCGTGCTCTCGGCGCGCACGTACGGCAGCAGGGCTCGCTGGTGGAACCGGGCCGGCTGCGCTTCGACTTTTCGCATCACGCGCCGATCGACGCGGCGCAGCTCGCCGAGATCGAAGGGGCAGTAAACGAGTTGATTCTGGCGAACGCCGAAACGTCGACCCGCGAATTGCCGATCGACCAGGCGCTCAGGCTTGGCGCCATGGCATTCTTTGCGGATAAGTACGGCGACGTGGTGCGCGTGGTGCAGATCGGTGATTCGATCGAGTTGTGCGGCGGTACCCACGTCCGGAGCGCGGGGCAGATCGGTCTCTTCCGATTCACCGGGCAGGGCGGAGTTGCCGCGGGGGTGCGACGGATCGAGGCGACCAGCGGGCGGGGCGCGTACGGCGGCGTGAAGGAACTCGATCGCCGCATCGCGACGATCGCAGGCTCGCTGCGATCGCACCCCGATCAGCTGGAGCGCCGCCTGGAGGCATTGGTCGCCGAACGCGACGCCCTCGAGGCACGGCTCGCGGAAGCGATTCGCGAAGGCGGCAACGCCGAGGGACGGCAGTTCGACGCCGGCGGCGTCACGCTCGTTGTCGCCCCGACCGTGGCGGAAGAGCGCGCGCAACTCGGCGCCATCGCGGATGATTTTCGCGGCGAGCGCAAGACGTCGTCGATCCTCGTGCTCTTCAACCCGATGGTGCCGACGGCGATTGCCGTCGCCGTGACCGACGACCTGGCGAGCTCCGGCCGAGATGCCAATGCCTTCGTCAAGCTCGTCACCAGCCGGTTCGGTGGTCGCGGGGGCGGCCGACCCACCTTTGCCAGCGGATCACTCGGTGTGCCGAGCGTCGAAGCGGTTGCCACAGCCGAATTCCCGGCGATCGTCCGCGAGTGGATGCAGCGGTGA
- a CDS encoding regulatory protein RecX has protein sequence MIIEGLLHDPRRPGSTRVIVDGRPVWTVPAEVVDTLKLEAGKPIPSGAIDHLNAAADEEGAFRAALRALERRSHGRGELAAKLERKGHAPGAITPALERLEALGLLDDLAHARAYIASRSERGRGPVRLRYDLARLGVARSVIDQAIAELDTGEEDPLARPRELLARRVRSLGDLPVDARRRRLLAFLGRRGYRGAEANSLVDEALGKGRSR, from the coding sequence GTGATCATCGAAGGGCTGCTCCACGACCCGCGCCGTCCGGGGAGCACGCGGGTCATCGTGGACGGGCGGCCGGTATGGACGGTGCCGGCCGAGGTGGTCGATACGCTCAAGCTGGAGGCGGGGAAACCGATTCCCAGCGGCGCGATCGACCACCTCAACGCCGCGGCGGATGAAGAGGGTGCCTTTCGTGCCGCGCTCCGGGCACTGGAACGACGCTCGCACGGACGCGGCGAACTGGCGGCGAAGCTGGAGCGGAAAGGTCACGCCCCCGGGGCGATCACGCCTGCCCTGGAGCGGCTCGAGGCGCTCGGCCTTCTTGATGACCTGGCGCACGCCCGGGCCTATATCGCAAGCCGGAGTGAACGCGGTCGCGGCCCGGTGCGGCTTCGCTACGACCTCGCCCGGCTCGGGGTGGCAAGGAGTGTCATTGACCAGGCGATCGCCGAACTCGACACCGGGGAGGAGGATCCGCTCGCTCGTCCTCGCGAATTGCTGGCGCGGCGCGTCCGCTCCCTCGGCGACCTCCCGGTCGATGCGCGCCGGCGGCGCCTCCTCGCCTTTCTCGGGCGCCGCGGATACCGCGGTGCCGAGGCGAATTCGCTGGTCGACGAGGCGCTGGGAAAGGGGCGGTCCCGATAG
- the recA gene encoding recombinase RecA, protein MPTTDESRLDADKRKALNLAISQIEKQIGRGAIMRMGADRPRVRIAAISTGAINLDAATGIGGIPRGRITEIYGPESSGKTTLCLHLVANVQRAGGVAAFVDAEHALDIDYAKRLGVNVEDLLVSQPDTGEQALEIVEILVRSGAVDLVVVDSVAALVPKAEIEGEMGDSHMGLQARLMSQALRKLAGAINRTNCAVVFINQLREKIGVMFGNPETTTGGKALKFYASLRLDIRRIGPVKEREAVIGSHVRVKVVKNKVAPPFKQAEFDVMFDEGISHTGLVVDLASEAGIIQKSGAWYSYGDQRIGQGRENAKLFLKDNVSLLAEVEAKVRDSLGVLAAAGAGTPPEEDDAE, encoded by the coding sequence ATGCCCACCACCGACGAATCGCGTCTCGATGCCGACAAGCGCAAGGCGCTCAACCTGGCCATCTCCCAGATCGAGAAGCAGATCGGCCGAGGGGCCATCATGCGCATGGGAGCCGACCGGCCGCGGGTCAGGATCGCCGCGATATCGACTGGCGCCATCAACCTCGACGCCGCGACCGGCATTGGAGGGATCCCGCGAGGCCGGATCACCGAGATCTACGGTCCCGAATCGAGCGGCAAGACGACCCTCTGCCTTCACCTTGTCGCCAACGTGCAGCGTGCCGGCGGCGTGGCAGCCTTCGTCGACGCAGAGCACGCGCTCGACATCGACTACGCCAAGCGTCTCGGCGTCAACGTTGAAGACCTGCTGGTCTCGCAGCCCGATACCGGCGAGCAGGCGCTCGAAATCGTCGAGATCCTGGTGCGATCGGGTGCGGTTGATCTCGTGGTCGTCGATTCGGTCGCGGCACTGGTCCCCAAGGCCGAGATCGAGGGCGAGATGGGAGACTCGCACATGGGGCTTCAGGCGCGCCTGATGAGCCAGGCGCTGCGCAAGCTCGCCGGCGCGATCAACCGAACCAACTGTGCCGTCGTCTTCATCAACCAACTGCGTGAGAAGATCGGCGTGATGTTCGGCAATCCCGAGACGACGACCGGCGGCAAGGCGCTCAAGTTCTACGCATCACTCCGGCTCGACATCCGCCGGATCGGTCCGGTCAAGGAGCGCGAGGCGGTGATCGGATCGCATGTGCGGGTGAAAGTGGTCAAGAACAAGGTGGCCCCGCCGTTCAAGCAGGCCGAGTTCGATGTGATGTTCGACGAAGGGATCTCGCACACCGGGCTGGTCGTCGATCTCGCCAGTGAAGCGGGGATCATCCAGAAGTCCGGCGCGTGGTACTCCTACGGCGACCAGCGGATCGGTCAGGGGCGCGAGAACGCCAAACTCTTCCTCAAGGACAATGTGTCACTCCTCGCGGAGGTCGAAGCGAAGGTGCGCGACTCGCTCGGCGTTCTCGCCGCGGCGGGCGCAGGTACCCCGCCCGAAGAGGACGACGCTGAGTGA
- a CDS encoding YraN family protein, whose translation MPTPRIPPEQWTDQRHVDGHDAEQLVGEWFIARGWRVVAHRFRLGRHDLDLIVRQGSLVAFVEVKSRRSLRCGAGEEAVVAAKRATIERVAWAWLVRHGRVGDQYRFDVVSVRFAMNGQSAVRHIPDAWRPGWSR comes from the coding sequence GTGCCGACACCGCGCATTCCACCCGAGCAATGGACCGACCAACGACACGTCGATGGTCACGACGCCGAGCAACTCGTCGGTGAGTGGTTCATCGCTCGCGGCTGGCGGGTCGTTGCGCACCGATTCCGGCTGGGCCGGCACGACCTCGACCTGATCGTTCGCCAGGGAAGTCTCGTGGCATTCGTTGAGGTGAAATCCCGGCGCTCATTGCGATGCGGTGCGGGGGAGGAAGCGGTCGTTGCCGCCAAGCGCGCCACCATCGAGCGCGTCGCCTGGGCATGGCTCGTTCGGCATGGCCGCGTCGGAGATCAATACCGATTCGACGTGGTGTCAGTCCGGTTCGCGATGAACGGCCAATCCGCGGTTCGGCACATACCGGATGCATGGCGGCCCGGCTGGAGTAGATAA
- a CDS encoding DNA translocase FtsK has protein sequence MMREHGRRFGAVVALVIGVFLALTLLPFNITGPFGRVLGPGLWSMFGLGAIGAPLLGLLIGMAGFERLPRLDMKRAAILVVGLAILVPYVIGVLARVERSSFDPPTAQWPWPELLTGWFPGFLARSALDLIGVAGGLLAGFVGLTAVTLGTLAWHPLQRLEAGAAVTTPAPWKAAPSLRPTPSEPAEEPPIQDAPVAQADLFSGPSKRAKRRAVEQLDIEDAIPPRPRRQEDALPPIDLLTAPRGTNVDADQAELQRLGEKLLSTLKTFKVDGTLAGFTSGPTVTQFEVVPAEGVKAGRIIALADDLAITMRAASLRAAPIPGRGAVGVEIPNPSPRMVTIRELLESDEWRSTTAMLPIALGRDVEGKPVIADLARMPHLLVAGATGSGKSVAINTIITSLIYQYTATQLRLLMIDPKMVELSMYNGLPHLRNEVVTDNHKAAKVLKWAVGEMNRRYALLHENGVRQLSEFNRKLADGKPLRNPKSAKPTLTTVNEEAPDTPPYEWKEEYTDGPLPMIVLIVDELADLMMTVQGEVETPLAILAQKSRAIGIHLILATQRPSVNVLTGLIKANFPSRIAFRVASKVDSRTILDQNGAEALLGNGDMLFLPPGRNEPNRVQGAYISTEETEKLMEWHRGRAGVNAAAEPNIFDELEVADGANGSGEDGGSGDARDALFRQAAELCIQHQGGSTSLLQRRLGVGYGRAARIIDQLHDAGILGPPNGSKPRDVMVGLGQLDEYA, from the coding sequence ATGATGCGCGAACACGGGCGGCGGTTCGGCGCGGTGGTCGCGCTGGTGATCGGCGTCTTCCTGGCGCTCACATTGCTGCCGTTCAACATCACCGGTCCGTTCGGCAGGGTGCTGGGCCCGGGGCTCTGGAGCATGTTCGGTCTTGGCGCGATCGGCGCGCCGCTCCTTGGCCTGCTGATCGGGATGGCCGGGTTTGAACGCCTGCCGCGCCTCGACATGAAGCGCGCGGCGATCCTGGTCGTGGGACTGGCGATCCTGGTGCCGTACGTGATCGGCGTCCTCGCCCGCGTCGAACGTTCTTCCTTCGATCCGCCGACGGCGCAATGGCCGTGGCCCGAGCTGCTCACCGGGTGGTTTCCCGGATTCCTGGCGCGTTCCGCCCTCGACCTGATCGGCGTGGCGGGTGGATTGCTCGCGGGATTCGTCGGATTGACGGCAGTCACCCTCGGCACCCTGGCGTGGCACCCGCTGCAGCGACTGGAGGCCGGCGCGGCCGTCACCACTCCTGCCCCGTGGAAAGCGGCGCCATCGTTGCGTCCCACGCCGTCCGAACCAGCGGAAGAGCCGCCCATCCAGGACGCACCGGTCGCGCAGGCCGATCTTTTTTCGGGCCCGTCGAAGCGTGCCAAACGCCGTGCCGTGGAGCAGCTCGACATCGAGGATGCGATCCCGCCGCGTCCCCGCCGGCAGGAGGACGCGTTGCCGCCGATCGATCTGCTGACCGCACCGCGAGGGACCAACGTTGACGCCGACCAGGCGGAGCTGCAGCGTCTTGGCGAGAAACTCCTCAGCACCCTCAAGACGTTCAAGGTCGACGGTACGCTCGCCGGCTTCACGTCGGGACCGACGGTAACGCAGTTCGAAGTCGTCCCCGCCGAAGGGGTGAAGGCAGGGCGAATCATCGCGCTCGCAGACGACCTCGCGATCACGATGCGCGCGGCGTCGCTGCGTGCGGCTCCGATCCCGGGCCGTGGCGCAGTCGGTGTTGAGATTCCCAATCCGTCGCCGCGGATGGTGACGATCCGCGAACTCCTCGAGAGCGATGAGTGGCGGTCGACCACGGCGATGCTGCCGATCGCACTGGGGCGGGACGTCGAGGGGAAGCCGGTCATCGCCGATCTGGCCCGGATGCCGCATCTCCTCGTCGCAGGTGCCACCGGATCGGGGAAATCGGTGGCGATCAACACCATCATCACGTCGCTGATCTACCAGTACACCGCCACCCAGCTCCGGTTGTTGATGATCGACCCGAAGATGGTCGAGTTGTCGATGTACAACGGGCTCCCGCACCTGCGCAACGAAGTCGTGACCGACAATCACAAGGCGGCGAAGGTCCTCAAGTGGGCGGTCGGTGAAATGAATCGCCGCTACGCATTGCTGCACGAGAACGGCGTGCGCCAGCTCTCCGAATTCAATCGCAAACTCGCCGACGGCAAGCCGCTCCGGAATCCGAAGAGCGCCAAGCCGACGTTGACCACGGTCAACGAGGAAGCGCCCGACACGCCGCCGTACGAATGGAAAGAGGAGTACACCGACGGTCCGTTGCCGATGATCGTGCTGATCGTTGACGAACTCGCCGACCTGATGATGACAGTGCAGGGCGAGGTCGAAACGCCGCTCGCCATCCTGGCGCAGAAGTCACGCGCCATCGGAATCCACCTGATCCTCGCGACACAGCGGCCGAGTGTGAACGTGCTGACCGGGCTGATCAAGGCGAACTTCCCGAGTCGCATCGCGTTCCGCGTCGCGAGCAAGGTCGATTCCCGCACCATTCTCGACCAGAACGGTGCGGAGGCGCTCCTCGGCAACGGCGACATGCTCTTCCTGCCGCCGGGTCGCAACGAGCCGAACCGGGTGCAGGGGGCGTACATCTCCACCGAGGAAACGGAAAAGCTGATGGAGTGGCACCGCGGGCGGGCTGGCGTCAACGCGGCGGCGGAGCCCAACATCTTCGACGAACTCGAGGTGGCCGACGGAGCGAACGGGAGTGGCGAAGATGGCGGGTCGGGCGACGCACGTGACGCACTCTTCCGTCAGGCGGCCGAGCTGTGCATCCAGCATCAAGGCGGGTCGACGTCGCTCCTGCAGCGTCGCCTTGGTGTCGGCTATGGACGCGCTGCCCGGATCATCGATCAACTCCACGATGCCGGTATTCTCGGTCCGCCCAACGGATCGAAGCCACGCGATGTAATGGTGGGACTGGGGCAACTCGACGAATACGCCTGA